Proteins co-encoded in one Mycobacteriales bacterium genomic window:
- a CDS encoding Flp family type IVb pilin: protein MTVRPRDDRGATTVEYGLLVFAIAAVVVAVLFSIGGLASNLFGGTCHGVATQTRSERTC, encoded by the coding sequence ATGACCGTCCGCCCCCGCGACGACCGCGGCGCGACCACCGTCGAGTACGGCCTGCTCGTGTTCGCGATCGCCGCGGTGGTGGTGGCGGTGCTGTTCTCGATCGGCGGGCTGGCGTCGAACCTGTTCGGCGGGACGTGCCACGGCGTCGCGACCCAGACGCGGAGCGAACGCACCTGCTGA
- a CDS encoding Flp family type IVb pilin, which translates to MLGYLRDVVAAKKDEGASAVEYGLLVAAIAALIVIIVFALGNIVKDVFGNTCDNIRSNTSGTTVACNR; encoded by the coding sequence ATGCTCGGGTACCTGCGCGACGTCGTCGCCGCCAAGAAGGACGAGGGCGCGTCGGCCGTCGAGTACGGCCTGCTCGTCGCGGCGATCGCGGCGCTCATCGTGATCATCGTCTTCGCGCTCGGCAACATCGTGAAGGACGTGTTCGGCAACACCTGCGACAACATCCGCAGCAACACGTCCGGCACCACCGTCGCCTGCAACCGCTGA
- a CDS encoding Flp family type IVb pilin — protein MLQYLRNVVAAKKDEGASAVEYGLLVAAIAALIVVIVFALGHIIQDVFGKTCDNIRSNTSGTTVACNR, from the coding sequence GTGCTCCAGTACCTGCGCAACGTCGTCGCCGCCAAGAAGGACGAGGGCGCGTCGGCCGTCGAGTACGGCCTGCTCGTCGCCGCGATCGCCGCGCTCATCGTGGTCATCGTGTTCGCGCTCGGCCACATCATCCAGGACGTGTTCGGCAAGACCTGCGACAACATCCGCAGCAACACCTCCGGCACCACGGTGGCCTGCAACCGCTGA
- a CDS encoding response regulator transcription factor, whose amino-acid sequence MTTKVLLVDDHALIRDGLRRAFEQDGGFTVVGEAGSVEEAVAADASLDPDVVVMDVRLTDGSGLDATRAIRRRRPEVGIVVLTMYAGDQQMFDALESGASAFVAKSAPAEEVVNAARHAAAAPGNFSAADLAGAMRRRLDPEGPRLTPREREILGLLADGLAIPAIARQLYISESTAKTHVSKVYEKLGAANRAQALMTAVRVGIIRDPAGG is encoded by the coding sequence GTGACCACCAAGGTGCTGCTCGTCGACGACCACGCGCTGATCCGCGACGGGCTGCGGCGGGCGTTCGAGCAGGACGGCGGCTTCACCGTCGTCGGCGAGGCGGGGTCGGTCGAGGAGGCGGTCGCGGCCGACGCGTCGCTCGACCCGGACGTCGTGGTGATGGACGTGCGGCTGACCGACGGCAGCGGCCTGGACGCGACCCGCGCGATCCGCCGGCGCCGCCCGGAGGTCGGCATCGTGGTGCTGACGATGTACGCCGGCGACCAGCAGATGTTCGACGCGCTGGAGTCGGGCGCGTCGGCGTTCGTGGCGAAGAGCGCGCCCGCGGAGGAGGTCGTCAACGCCGCCCGCCACGCGGCCGCCGCGCCGGGCAACTTCAGCGCCGCCGACCTGGCCGGGGCGATGCGCCGCCGGCTCGACCCGGAGGGGCCGCGGCTGACGCCGCGGGAGCGGGAGATCCTCGGCCTGCTCGCCGACGGCCTGGCCATCCCGGCCATCGCGCGGCAGCTCTACATCAGCGAGTCGACGGCCAAGACGCACGTGTCGAAGGTGTACGAGAAGCTCGGCGCCGCCAACCGCGCGCAGGCGCTGATGACCGCGGTGCGGGTGGGCATCATCCGCGACCCCGCAGGCGGCTAG